From a single Brassica oleracea var. oleracea cultivar TO1000 chromosome C5, BOL, whole genome shotgun sequence genomic region:
- the LOC106294696 gene encoding homologous-pairing protein 2 homolog: MAPKTDNTEAIVLNFVNEQNRPLNTQNAADALQKFSLKKTAVQKALDSLADAGKITFKEYGKQKLYIARQDQFEIPNTEELALMKEENAKLQEQVQEKRKAISEVESEVKCLQSNLTLEEIQEKDAKLRKEVREMEEKLLKLREGVTLVRPEDKKAVEDMYSDKINQWRKRKRMFRDVWDTVTENFPRDIKEFKEELGVEYDEDVGLSLQAYSDPIPHGKKRGRGQ; encoded by the exons ATGGCTCCTAAAACGGATAACACAGAAG CGATCGTTCTCAACTTTGTAAACGAG CAAAACCGACCTCTGAACACCCAAAACGCAGCTGATGCTCTGCAGAAGTTTAGCCTCAAGAAGACTGCTGTTCAGAAAGCGCTTGATAGCCTCGCTGATGCTGGCAAAATCACTTTCAAGGAGTATGGTAAGCAGAAGCTGTACATTGCTAGGCAAGACCAGTTCGAGATTCCAAACACTGAAGAGCTTGCTCTGATGAAAGAAGAAAACGCAAAGCTTCAAGAACAGGTTCAGGAGAAGAGGAAGGCAATCAGTGAAGTGGAGTCAG AGGTAAAGTGCTTGCAGTCAAACTTGACACTAGAGGAGATACAAGAGAAAGATGCTAAGCTAAGGAAAGAG GTTAGGGAAATGGAAGAGAAACTGCTCAAACTACGTGAAGGTGTTACATTGGTGAGGCCGGAAGACAAGAAGGCTGTTGAAGATATGTACTCTGACAAGATCAATCAGTGGAGAAAGCGTAAGAGGATGTTCAGAGACGTTTGGGATACTGTCACTGAGAATTTTCCAAGAGATATTAAGGAGTTTAAG GAGGAGCTTGGAGTTGAATATGATGAAGATGTCGGCCTAAGTCTGCAGGCTTATTCTGATCCGATTCCACATGGTAAAAAGAGGGGCAGAGGGCAGTAA